TGGGTTGTTTAAATATTCTAAAAGTCAAAAACGTATCTGGAACCGTAATAAAGACTTACAAGTAAAAATAAGCGAGCAAAATAAACCCGAGTATTATGCTTTATATGAATCTTACGTTAATCAGCGCCATGCAGATGGCAGTATGTTTCCTGCTAGCCAAGAACAGTACCAAGGTTTTATTGTCAATCCTTGGGATAAAGCTTTATATATCGAACTATTTGATAAAGACGAATTAATCGCAGTCGCAGTCACCGATAATCTGGTCTCGTCCCTTTCAGCTTTGTATACATTTTTTAAACCCGATCAAGATAAACGATCCTTAGGCACTTTCTGTGTATTACAACAAATTGAGCTGGCGAAGAAATTAAACAAAGAATATT
The sequence above is a segment of the Paraglaciecola sp. L3A3 genome. Coding sequences within it:
- a CDS encoding arginyltransferase, which produces MSLKFGITQHAPCSYLPNQHEQLLVLITDNPPDAEQYNYLIAAGFRRSGLQIYRPHCQECKACESIRLPVGLFKYSKSQKRIWNRNKDLQVKISEQNKPEYYALYESYVNQRHADGSMFPASQEQYQGFIVNPWDKALYIELFDKDELIAVAVTDNLVSSLSALYTFFKPDQDKRSLGTFCVLQQIELAKKLNKEYLYLGYQIDDCAKMRYKQNFLPHERFFEEKWQLIAKKSG